In Rhodococcus qingshengii JCM 15477, the sequence TGTCGCTTGCGCAGAACCCCGACACCGCCGAGCAGTTCCGCACTCAGCTCCGCGAGGCCACCCACGAGGTCGGATTCTTCTACCTGGTCGGCCACGGAATTCCCGACGAACTGCAGCGCCGCCTCCTCGCCGTCGCCCGCGAGTTCTTCGCGCTGCCGACTGCCGAGAAGCTCGCGATCGAGAACGTCCGCAGCCCGCACTTCCGTGGGTACACCCGGCTCGGCGGCGAACTGACCGAAGGCAAGCAGGACTGGCGCGAGCAGATCGACATCGGGGCCGAACAGCCCGCGGCCGAGCGCACCGACACCTCACCGGCCTGGGAGATCCTGCAGGGCCCCAACCAGTGGCCCGACGCCCTTCCCGAACTTCGCGACGTCATCACCGAGTGGAACGACACGCTCACCTCGATCGCATTGAGCCTCTTACGCGAATGGGCGGTAGCCCTGGGCCAGGATGCGAACATCTTCGACGACGCGTTCGCTCACGATCCGTCGATCCTCATCAAGGTGGTGCGTTACCCGGGCCGCCCGAAAGGTGCCGGCTCCCAGGGCGTCGGCGGACACAAGGACGCGGGTGTGCTGACTCTGCTCTATGTCGAACCGGGCAAAGGCGGTCTGCAGGTCGAGCACGACGGCGACTGGATCGACGCGCCGCCGATCGACGGGGCGCTGGTGGTCAACATCGGCGAACTGCTCGAGGTCGCTACCGGCGGCTACTTGAAAGCGACTGTGCACCGGGTAGTTTCACCCGAGGGCGACGGTGAACGTATCTCGGTGCCGTTCTTCTTCAACCCGAACTACGCAGCGCAGATCCCGGAGTTCGACCTACCTCCCGAGCTGGCGGCGCGCGCCACCGGCGTCACCGTGGACGCGAACAACCCGATCCACGATTCCTACGGGGCGAATGCCCTCAAGAGTCGACTACGTGCGCACCCCGATGTCGCGGCCCGCTGGTGGCCGGACATCGTTGCGGCACAAAGCGCTACCTGATGCTGAACTACAGATCCATCGCGACTTTCCACGCCGTGTGCATCGCGCCCTCGATGTAGTCGACGTTCACCGCGTCACCGACCACGTGCACGTCGGAGACGACGCCGATCAGAGAATCGGCCAGTGGCGCCTGCGCCGACACTCCCGAGGCGACGACAACCATGTCGGCCGGAGCGGTCAGTGTCTTGTCACCGGAACGGAATTCGACGTGCTCCTTGGTGATGCGCTGCACCGTTGAATTGCGGTGAATGTTCACACCGACATGCTTGGCGTGGCGCACCGCCGTCCAGCGGCGCGGCATCGCCATCGGAATGCCCAACTGCTGGCCTTCTTCGATCAGCGTCACAGTGCGACCTCGCTCGGCCAGGAACTCCGCAAGCTCGAGTCCGACAAGCGAAC encodes:
- a CDS encoding isopenicillin N synthase family dioxygenase; protein product: MMDIRTITRIEDPMSITSLPVLDLSLAQNPDTAEQFRTQLREATHEVGFFYLVGHGIPDELQRRLLAVAREFFALPTAEKLAIENVRSPHFRGYTRLGGELTEGKQDWREQIDIGAEQPAAERTDTSPAWEILQGPNQWPDALPELRDVITEWNDTLTSIALSLLREWAVALGQDANIFDDAFAHDPSILIKVVRYPGRPKGAGSQGVGGHKDAGVLTLLYVEPGKGGLQVEHDGDWIDAPPIDGALVVNIGELLEVATGGYLKATVHRVVSPEGDGERISVPFFFNPNYAAQIPEFDLPPELAARATGVTVDANNPIHDSYGANALKSRLRAHPDVAARWWPDIVAAQSAT